TAAGTAAGCCACCCCATGCGCCAATATGGCTGATAGCCGCACGCCGACGCGTTTGTGGTTCGGCCACCGCGTCTGGTCGCCGCCGGCACGTGCCTGTGTCGTATGTGTGTTCACCGGCCGTCGTGCCGAGTTCTTCGGGACCGTGAGCCCCGTTTTCTTGCAGGAAGAACGCCtccccgtgcaggggaggtgctgccgaattTTGTCACGCCGCCGCTTCCCCCCCCCTCCGGCGCTGATCTGACACAACCGCCGCCTCTCACTGTTGTCGCCGTGCTGTCAGTCGAGTTTGCCGTGCCGCGTAGTGCCCCGGCGTCTAGCTCTCGCGGCGAAACCCTAGCGGAAACtcgtcgccggcgagcttctCCGCGCCACGCCATCGTagccctcgccgccgacgccaaatccccctcccctccgccgcacGCTGCGCGCGTGCGCCATGGGCTGCCCTGCTGCGCACCCCCGCTTAGCCCACCGGCCGGCCAGTCGGCCAGGCCGGCCTGTACCGCAAATGGGCCATGCctcctgggccggcccaggtTCTATAGGCCATAGGCCGCCGGCCCGATGACTCTGTAGGCCGCACTGTGTGGGCCCATTACTGTAGATCCGAGCCCAGCCTAGGCCCAGGCCCGGCCCATCCAGGCCCGGATGGAGCCCAAGTGGGTCCCACTTGGTCACTGTTCCCTttcactgttcagtgggcccaCCTGTGAATAGtgtctttttcatatttttcctgaattaaatcttccaggggccgtaacttctccgttctggctccgattttggcgtttCCTTCGCCGAAATTCCttaaaaatcaagatctactcattggcCAACTTGTGTTGTCTGTTAGGACTTATTtggcttttcaattggtattaatCGGTTCTTCTTTAGTTTAGCAGTATTGATCGTAGTTGTAAATTACAGAGGAACAAGGATAATTGTTTTGCGAGATCTGTGCTGGGATTATTCGGGCTGAGAAGGatcctgactttgaccaaaatcaagaggagaactccggagaaggcaagtcctattttccttgatcatattgaacctatgttttccgataatctacatgctcaactaaaactgggaatactactgcatgtgctatgtattacgcttttgcaattgtttgtagtagttaatcctatcaacacttgccatgccataactaacttcacccagaatacatatcaccctaagattacctattgttatctatattaacgatggaagacgtcttgatatctagcatgcttaggattgaatacgtctcctcagaggcGTCGTTTTTAAAcgcatctcctcggagatgataaattatcattatccaatgacaagtcatataccatgaatccttggtGGATATGAATTTCGTGATGGATGTGAGATCCTTGTCagtgtgtgggatatggtgggtggtgtgtaaaaactagtgaaaactgttttggcgggggcaggtagagtagtcctctgtgggaagggatgcttttgggggcatgtggtattgtgcgaatactcgtgctgggagatgcccaccccggccgcttaaggaccgagtcattgcggcccgtctagcctagccactacgtacaaccatgcgtcctgtatgggcaggacttgactttcctttcactggactgggtcggacatcataccaggaggctgagagcaacgagcaggcaagtactatcctgtcccgcatgcttggaggtttctagtaccggccaaggcttaaaaagggatgctggccttcggaagcatgcagctctggtacttaggcgtgtctcgtggaaaagcccagcaggaaaggtgttatggagggtctcgctatgattcgctcccctgcatgcaacagtgggaggctgagcatatcgcgtgggtaaagttgtacaacctctgcagagtgtaaaactattcgaatagccatgtccacggtcatggacatgcgaaagcagcaatcgcgttgactagactcagggtgcgtgtgtcttaatgagtgagtgtgtggactagatatccgtATGTTAATGTTCTTGGCTCGattccgccagaagctgtgtggtactagaggtacaccagttgtgataaaagggactgcggagtgaggtatagcccctcccaggaccgaaaacccccagataaagcttgttactggttttgaactattaaaacaattttaaagataatcattgatgatacaactgaatacctgcatagattgctttacgctaaaactattccgtaaagccttatccttgaaatacttcattatgcatctatgaaacccttgaaagtagtatagggcttgctgagtaccttttgtactcactcttgctgtcattcagatgaagaagataacaCCGACCTTGCCGGGGGCGAAGCCGGAGACGAAGAGTAGTCTAAGcgtcgtgttcgcaccctcgctgcttgtggcttgggtcctttttccgctgtgcttttcatgaaggcCGCTAGACTATGTTTGTAAAAGACAATATGGTTTGTAACTTAAAGTACACTGTACGTTAATGtattgtacgaagtttgactgtgatactacaactgttgtactgtgcgtatcagctacgtaatccagggactgatacaggaggcacaggagatcccggcaacGCGGGTCTTACACAGGGGGAGGCAAGCGTCGTTCCTTCCATTGCCTGCCACAACAGTGGGTGCTAACTCCATATTGGTCGGTGGCCACTCTTGCAGTGTGCTCTAGGTGGCCAGCATTCTTCAGCCTCAGGGGTAGCAGCACACGTCATTTTTGGCTCTTTCAACAGTGCACCGTCCAAGGAAACTACAGCTCACGTGTCCCCACTCACGGGCATAGACGGTCGGTCATCGGCTTTTCACACGTCGCCGTCCTTGGAAACCTTAGCTCCCATACCTCTGCTCACGGGCGCATACGGCGTGGTGTCCCCTTTTCGCATGGCTTCATCTCTGTTGTCGCAGGCCGAGATGCAGGAGCTAGCTATAATCCTCTCTCACGCCCGTGAGGTCTCTCCCTCTAGGGGCTATGACACAATGACAGACGAAGCCTTTCCCCGCGTCAGAGGGACAGTCCATGACGTCGTCAGGCCTTGGGTGACTCGGCATGTCAAGCTGGTATACTCTAGGCGTCGCTGTCCTGCTTCCAATACTGGTCATTCAGCGGGGTAGCAGGGTCCTTTATCCTGATTCTGCAGTAGAGCTCAGTGCTCATGAGACTGCGGATCACTCTTCTGGGAGCCCGCCTTACCCGGGCTGCTAACCTCTCACTCCTCCTTCGGTGGGCCGCGACGTCCGCCCACTTGGGGGTTGTGTTTTGCGTGGCCCATCATTGTGGTCTGGATGATGCAGGGTCCATTGTCGGACGGGCTATAGTACCACCCCGGCATGGTGCGATGATTTAACTATCAGCGACAGCGCTGCGTCCACCGTCCCGCCCCACAATGCAGTCAGCTCCGCAGTGCTTTCCTTTCTTCAGGGGCTCACGAAGGAAATCCCTGCCCCATTAGCAACGTCTACCCGTATACCAGTGTTGGTGCCACATACGGACCAAGGTCCAGGGGGAAGCAATCGGCTTGCAGCTAAGTCAAGTCTTTCGGCCACTTGACCATCTAAGCGAGTGAAGGTCCTGCTGATGCGTAGGCTCGGCCTTCTAGGGGAAGGTGACTCGGTCACCCCGCAGCTGCACCAGGCTTACATTCGTTTGATTGAGAACCCGTTGTCCGCACAACACCTCCAAGCGATTCAGGATCTCTTCCCCAAATTTGGCTTGGCGTCCATGGCTCTAGTGGATGATGTCGATGGTTAGGCTTCTTAGGGGGTCGGCTCTGCGTGGTTGTAGCCTCAATGGATAACCACAACTTCTTGAGCTGGAATGTTTGTGGACTCAACAGCAAAGCCCGTCGTGACATTGTACGAACTACGATAGCAGACCACAATGTCTCGGGTGTCTATTTGCTAGAAACCAAACTCAATGTAATCAACCCCTTCCTACTTAATGATATATGCGACTCTACTTTCTCTGGGTACTCCTTGCCAGTAGTGGATACTAGAGGGAGCATTCTTGTTACCTATCGTTAGCCGCTGTCTCTCACCATCCAGATTCGGAAATTCTTCGTCAGCGTTCGGATCTTGTCACAACCAGAGGGTTCTATCCTCCTGACGTCCGTCTATGGTCCAACTGAAGAGGCTCAGAAGACCTGCTTCCTCGTTGAGCTTGCTGATATCCGTGTGGTGCATTCTGGGCCCTCGGCTGGTTTTGGGAGACTTCAACATGATTACCGCTGCCTCAAACAAAAATAACAGTAACATCAATAGGCGCTCTATCACATGGTTCTGCAGATTCATCTCCGACTATGAGCTAAAGGACCTGCATTTGTTCGGTCGTTGCTACACTTGGTCGAACGAATGTTCTTCCCCTACCCTCATACGCCTCGACAGAGCGCTAGCTTCCACAGAGTGGGACGACGTGTTCACGAAATGCTTCTTGCAGGCCCTTTCTTCCGACTGCTCCGATCACTGTCCCTTGTTGCTCTCAACGTCAATGCGTTCTAGCAGTCGACGACGCTTCCACTTTGAGACCTTTTGGACCAAGATGCTAGGCTTTCTATCCACGGTTGAGAGAGGGTGGGTCTTGAGACTGGATGAGCACTTGAAACCTCCTCTACTACGTTTAGACATCCTTCTCAAACGCACAACGAGGGAGTTGCAGAGTTGGAGCAGCAAAAACATTAGCAACATCAAAGGCCAGCTCCTTGTTGCTCATGAGGTGGTCGCCCGTCTAGATGTTGACCTGGAGGGATGGGCTCTCACACTGGCCGAGTTGCAGATGCGTAGACACCTGAAGGTCATTTGCCTCGGTCTCGACTCCCTCGAGCGATCGATCACTCGTTGTCACTCAAGAGCGGCGTGGTTGCGCGAGGGTGATGTCGACACGAGGCTTTTCCATTCATACGCCGGCCTTCGCGCATGGAAGAAACGTATCACCTCTCTCTCCATGGATGATGGCCTGCTATTGACCCATCCGGCGATGGAGGAGGCGCTGTTTCACCACTTTCAGTCCATGCTTGGCATCGCCACACCAAGACAACACTCCATCGATTTAGCTGTTATTGGTATCTTGCCACAATACTTACAATTGCTAGACACCCCCTTCAGTGAGGACGAGATCCTAGGGGCTGTCAAACGGCTACCGAACAATAAGGCCCCTAGGCCGGATGGGTTTACCGTGGAGTTCTATCGCGTTGCATGGCCTATCATAAAGGCAGACATGTCTTTGGCAATCTGCACTTTCGGTTTAGGCGATACAAGGGGCCTTCACCATCTAAACAATGCTCTCATCACATTGCTACCTAAGAGAGAGCCAGCCTGCTTGGCATCCGATTATCAGCCGATAAGCCTTATCCATAGCTTTGGCAAGTTGATCACCAAGACCCTCGCTCTTCAGTTGGCTCCTCGCATGGATGTTTTGATCACTAACAATTAGAGTGCCTTTATAGCCGGTAGATCGATACGTGATAACTACAATCTGGTGCATTCCACCACGTGTTTGCTGAAGAAATCCAAGCGGTCCAAGATACTTTTCAAATTGGACATCTCTAAGGCGTTTGATTCTATTAGCTAGGTTTTCCTCTTGAAAGTTCTATGGGCCTAGGGTTTTGGTCCACATTGGTGCAGCTAGATAGAGGACGTTTTGGGATCGGTATCAACTCGGGCCCTTCTCAACTCAGTTCCTGAACCTCCTATTCGCCATGCCAGAGGGTTGTGTCAAAGCGACTCACTCTCACGctttatgtttatgttggttcTAGACACTCTGGCTCGCATTCCGCTTAAAGCTGGCTCCTCAGGCGTTGTCGACTCGGTTGGACATAGCTCCATCTCACACCGTTGCTCGCTTTACGCTGACGACACGATGCTCTTCTTATCTCCTTCTTCGGATGACATTCATGCATATCTCGCCTTCCTCCGCTTCTTCAGGGAGGCCACGGGATTGAAAACAAACGTCAACAAGTGTACGACGGTACCCATCAACTGCACCGACGAAGACATTGATCTAATCCATGCACACCTCCCATGCGGCCTGTCTTCCTTACCCATTCGGTATCTGGGGGTGCCCCTAACAGTTAGTCGCTTGCGTAAGAGCCATTTGCAGCCTTTGATAGACCATGTGGTGGCAAAGCTTCCTACATGGCAAGGTAGGTTGATCTCCAAGCCGGGCCGAGCCACCTTGGTGAAATCGGTGATGTCTGCTGCACCGCTACACACCCTCATTTCTATGCAGTCCCGCCATGGGTGATAAAAGAGATCGATAAGATTAAGAAGGGTTTCCTTTGGGTTGGTGAGAAAGACGTGTTTGACGGCCACTGTTCCGTCACTTGGAATAAGGTTTGACGGCTGTTGCAGTACGGAGGGCTCGAGATCTAGGACCTAAGGCTCACTGGCTTGGCGATGCGCCTCCGGTGGCTGTGGTGGCAGAGATGCGACCCCTCCAGACCCTAGGCCGCTCTCCCTCTAGAGCACGAACGTGAAGTGGTTGCTATCTTTGATGTTTCTACCATATTCGAGGTGGGTAATGGGAAATCAACTTGCTTCTGGACTGATGCATGGATTGGTGGCCAGTCTATTCGTTCCTTCACTCATGATCTTTTTAGTTCGGTCTCCCGATCAGCTGCTAGGTGCATATCAGTATGCGATGCCTTGCGCGAACGAAGATTGATCAGAGACATTACGAGGCCTTTAACTCTACTGGCTATCACTCAGTACCTGCATCTTTGGGACCATCTCGACTCCATCCATCTAAGCGGAGCAGATGACCGGATCATCTGGAAATGGACTTCATCAGGGCAGTACTCTGCCAGTTCAGCATACTAGCTGATGTTCCAGGGAAGTATATGGTTTGGCGCAGCTAAGTTGGTGTGGAAAACCTGGGCACCTAGGAAGGTGAAGTTCATTGATTGGCTCAGGATCCTTGGCAGGCTTTGGACGGCATTCCGAAGGCGAAGGCAGACTTACAGTTAGACAACTTGTGCGCCTATTGCTCTCAACTTCCTGAGACAACCGATCATCTGCTTCTTCACTACCTGGTGGCGAGGGAGGCATGATGGCAGGTGCTGGGAGTTCATTCCCCTCAGGCCGAGACCACTTTGCTTGACTGGTGGCTTTAGCTTCGTGGTCGGGTGGCTAAAGAACTACGCAAAGGGCTCGACTCCCACATACTCTTGATCACCTGGACAAGAGGAAGACTTCGAGTATGAGAATGTGGGAACAACTATGAGGACTGAGAGGAATGAAGATCGATTGCGGGCATTTCTTAAAGTGCATCGACAGATTGAAGACTCGACGCATGAACAACTTCGAGATGATCTTATGGAGCATATGTGGCAACTCCATGTCCAATAGTTTGTTCATGTCTGTTCatgttttatttggtttattTAGACCCTGTGTtatgtttgaatttgaatttaaaaaattatggaTTTGAAATGTTGTTGAATTGTATGCGGTAGAAACATAAAAGTTTGACTTATTGTCATATGAAAATGAAGTTAATATAGAGTATATATGCACAATCGGAAGAgaaatagaagaaaaagaaatataaagTGAGTATATAAGTAAGCTGCTGAAGCCGGTGCACAAAAGAACTCACCCTATAATAAAAGCTTATTCTATATGAACTTATAGAGGAGCATTATAGGTAAActgctggagatgctcttatGCCACATATGTTTTCACAATGGCCCAAGTTTTCCAGCACCTCCACACATACAACACATGCACATTTGAGCTGCTCTTGTTCTGCCCCAAACTGTCTCTGAACCTGACCCTGGTCTCTGAAGCAGTATGGGCTACTTTCTCCATCCCCACTAAACCATGCAGAAGAGATTAGCATGGAGCCATTGATTATAAGAATGGAAACAAGCATCATGTTAGCACTGAGATGATCAATGGAGTATGGACTGCCTCCGCTGCATTTTCAAAGCAATTTATACTCTTCGAGATGTGTGCTGTCAGCTATATGATCCGTCAAGAACAATGGCATGGATGTTAGTTATTTTCTGTACTCCCCTCCGCAAAGGCACACAAGCTGCTGAATTAAATCTGAATTCTGCCCATTCCACCTTTCGGTGCGCCACACTGACATTCAGAGGAGAAAAAGGCGACGACAAAGCATAGCCCACAATCAGAAAGACAAgtgaaaaataggaaaaggaggtaggcctccaTAATGGCATCACCACCACATGCCATGCTTCTCTTCAGAAGCCTGACactaaagaagaaaaagaaactaaagagagaaactagaaatcAGCACACGACCCATTCACAAGACAGATGACACTATCTAGGCTAAAGAAAACCGACTCGGATGGGGTACTACATTCTCAGGGTGTTCATGTTAGGGGCAGTTTGAGCTCCTGCCAGGGCCTCCATAGTAGAAATACGTGCCCCAATCGCCATTGTTACCGTTCTGCACGGCGTAGCAGTTTGATTGCTCAGTGAATGTGCCCACACCCTTCGGGGCTTTCAAGCTGTTGGTGCTGTCCACCACCTGTATGTTCTTGAAGTAGCTCGACTTGCTGAAACCTTCTTCCGGGAAGTGCCCGCTGCCCATCTGCGTTGATGTGTGCACGCCGTCGGGCTGCGAGTTCACCACCTCCCCGCCCCACTCAATCATCGAAGCGCTGTCAGCGAGGTAGGAGAAGAGGAAAGATGGCCAGTAGCCAAGAACATAATCCTTGCCAAATTGCATCCACCAGTTGCCCTCCTTTGGGTCCTGCACAATTTAAACATACAGCAGAGATCATTAGCAGCCACACATTGGAAAAGTAATGTATTCACATTGGCATATCAAGATTTCAGTATCAGGGAATAGTAGCCGTATAGCTTTCAAAAGGATGCATTCATGTTGTACCATGCAAATCATGCATTCATTACCCATGCTCAATGGAAATGAACAACACTCCGCTTACTATCTTGCACTTaaggcctgtttggtagagctatccctgattcaaattctctggaggaagtgattctgtggctgaaagtgattctctaaaataaaatatatgaggaagtgattctgtgcgggaagtgaatcagagAAAGCTGATTTTTTTAGCTCTCcaacttctagttcatttcagataatcactcccacggattccactcagggagctaaaagctgaaagctactgtttggcagagctccccccAATTCCAGCCGGGAAGCTGctctgggagctctgccaaacaagcTCTTAGAATGCTACTTTGCTGGTTGAGGTGAAAAGTAGCTATggttctttcttttgaaaaatcaaAAGTGGAGTAATCATTAGAGATAAGAAAGGTTGTTGAGAAAAGAAGTATGATAACCACAGGGTGAGGAAACTAATTTTCAAAGCCCCAGGGTTCAGTCAAAGAGGTGGACGAGTGAGAGCATAACAGCAAGTGGGCAAAAGATTCTTAGTGTCTGTGATAATTCTGAACGTACTAGGCGTGGCATGTGGTGAGTCActagtttaattacttgctcacCTTCCAGATCAGTATACTGACATCATATTGGGAACCAGAGTAGCTTGAGGTTGGGAAGATGCTGGCTCCCATGGCAATCTCACTGTTAATCTGAACGAACCCTGAACACAGTATGTTGTAGCAGCCCGTTGCTTGGTATGCATCACTCTGCAGAATGTAAGATGGCAAAACATTTAGGGGTCTCAAACAattaagaaaacaaaaatacatGCTCAATTCATAAATTCGCTGTGCAAAACTTACTGTCCAGTACGTGAACAGCCTTGTGTTGTTGTCACCATAGAGGTCCGGACTAACCTGATCAAACAAAGGAGAAGCACAACTGATTCAGAGCTCGTGGTAACACACACTGCATTGCA
The nucleotide sequence above comes from Phragmites australis chromosome 4, lpPhrAust1.1, whole genome shotgun sequence. Encoded proteins:
- the LOC133915203 gene encoding protein neprosin-like isoform X2, translated to MRPNYYPEGLYDESQSNVASSSSDEKPMVQLWHQNGRCPEGTVPIRRTKKNDLLRASSMRRYGRKHHTIANPMSVNPTLLNEGGHQHAIAYVQGDKYYGAKATINVWEPKIEQPNEFSLSQLWILGGSFGEDLNSIEAGWQVSPDLYGDNNTRLFTYWTSDAYQATGCYNILCSGFVQINSEIAMGASIFPTSSYSGSQYDVSILIWKDPKEGNWWMQFGKDYVLGYWPSFLFSYLADSASMIEWGGEVVNSQPDGVHTSTQMGSGHFPEEGFSKSSYFKNIQVVDSTNSLKAPKGVGTFTEQSNCYAVQNGNNGDWGTYFYYGGPGRSSNCP